In Procambarus clarkii isolate CNS0578487 chromosome 13, FALCON_Pclarkii_2.0, whole genome shotgun sequence, the following are encoded in one genomic region:
- the LOC138364557 gene encoding uro-adherence factor A-like yields the protein MIAGGLSALLTPCTLTIRLSLSTLHYQTLAINPSLSDSHHQPFTIRLSRSTLHYQTFIINPSLSDSHYQTLTIRLSLSDSHYQTLTINPSLSDSHYQTHYQTLTIRLSPSDSHYQTLTIRLSLSDSLSDSHYQTLTIRLTIRLSLSDSHYQTLIIRLTIRLPLSDSHYQTLTIRLSPSDSHHQTLTIRLSLSDSHYQTLIIRLTIRLPLSDSHYQTLTIRLSPSDSHYQTLTIRLSLSGSLYQTLTIRLSPSDSHYQTLTIRLSLSDSHYQTLTIRLTIRLPLSDSHYQTLTIRLSPSDSHYQTLTIRLSLSDSHYQTLTIRLSLSDSHYQTLIINPSLSDISYLARVSVYRLLSHRVK from the exons atgatagcaggcgggctgtccgccttgctgacaccatgt ACTCTCACTATCAGACTCTCGCTATCAACCCTTCACTATCAGACTCTCGCTATCAACCCTTCACTATCAGACTCTCACCATCAACCTTTCACTATCAGACTCTCACGATCAACCCTTCACTATCAGACTTTCATTATCAACCCTTCACTATCAGACTCTCACTATCAGACTCTCACTATCAGACTCTCACTGTCAGACTCTCACTATCAGACTCTCACTATCAACCCTTCACTATCAGACTCTCACTACCAGACTCACTATCAGACTCTCACTATCAGACTCTCACCATCAGACTCTCACTATCAGACTCTCACTATCAGACTCTCATTATCAGACTCACTATCAGACTCCCACTATCAGACTCTCACTATCAGACTCACTATCAGACTCTCACTATCAGACTCTCACTATCAGACTCTCATTATCAGACTCACTATCAGACTCCCACTATCAGACTCTCACTATCAGACTCTCACTATCAGACTCTCACCATCAGACTCTCACCATCAGACTCTCACCATCAGACTCTCACTATCAGACTCTCACTATCAGACTCTCATTATCAGACTCACTATCAGACTCCCACTATCAGACTCCCACTATCAGACTCTCACTATCAGACTCTCACCATCAGACTCTCACTATCAGACTCTCACTATCAGACTCTCACTATCAGGCTCTCTCTATCAGACTCTCACTATCAGACTCTCACCATCAGACTCTCACTATCAGACTCTCACTATCAGACTCTCACTATCAGACTCTCACTATCAGACTCTCACTATCAGACTCACTATCAGACTCCCACTATCAGACTCCCACTATCAGACTCTCACTATCAGACTCTCACCATCAGACTCTCACTATCAGACTCTCACTATCAGACTCTCACTATCAGACTCTCACTATCAGACTCTCACTATCAGACTCTCACTATCAGACTCTCACTATCAGACTCTCATTATCAACCCTTCACTATCAGACATTTCCTATCTGGCAAGAGTCTCTGTGTACCGATTGCTCTCTCACCGTGTAAAATAG